A portion of the Pseudarthrobacter sp. L1SW genome contains these proteins:
- a CDS encoding S8 family serine peptidase — translation MKKAAIAGFAAAIIGFSGITFAAQGNAAAEPSFIAGQIMVKFRDDRAAAGALRGHGLSEGPEIGSTGAQLIKVPEGRELQLIEALSRNPVVEYAEPDKIVRPATNDQYFPDQYALQNDGQSFTNTAGTVTVDAGTPDADVDAVEAWSVTTGSEIGVAVLDSGVATDNPDINPKVVARANFTTARNNEDNYGHGTHVAGIVAAIGGNSIGVAGVCPGCKILAGKVLSDTGMGSSSGLANGINWAVNSGAKVINMSLVVGASTTLQTAVNNAWSRNVVLVAAAGNGSSTSMMYPAAYTNVIAVGATDNTDSKASFSTYGADWVDVAAPGVSVYSTFPNHKFVIGRQNGRSQGYDIGSGTSMAAPIVAAVAALAWKSHAGADNNSVRANVESTAELKAGMETWWKYGRVNADLAVRQGLL, via the coding sequence ATGAAAAAAGCAGCCATCGCCGGTTTCGCGGCGGCAATCATAGGATTCAGTGGAATTACATTTGCGGCCCAGGGCAATGCTGCTGCTGAGCCGTCATTCATCGCGGGCCAGATTATGGTGAAATTCCGCGACGACCGCGCTGCCGCGGGTGCGCTGCGCGGGCACGGCCTCAGCGAGGGCCCTGAAATCGGCAGCACCGGTGCACAGCTGATCAAGGTGCCGGAGGGGCGGGAACTTCAACTTATTGAAGCCCTCAGCCGGAACCCTGTGGTGGAGTATGCCGAGCCGGACAAGATCGTCAGGCCTGCCACAAATGACCAATACTTCCCGGACCAGTACGCCCTGCAAAATGATGGCCAATCGTTCACCAACACCGCCGGCACTGTGACTGTTGACGCGGGAACGCCTGACGCCGACGTGGACGCCGTTGAAGCGTGGAGCGTCACCACCGGGAGTGAGATCGGAGTTGCGGTCCTCGATTCCGGCGTCGCAACCGACAACCCGGACATCAACCCGAAGGTTGTGGCACGGGCAAACTTCACCACTGCACGAAACAATGAGGACAATTACGGCCACGGCACTCACGTCGCCGGCATCGTAGCCGCCATCGGCGGCAACTCCATTGGCGTCGCCGGTGTTTGCCCTGGCTGTAAAATTCTGGCCGGCAAAGTCCTCAGCGACACAGGAATGGGCTCAAGCTCCGGCCTTGCCAACGGCATCAACTGGGCGGTCAACAGTGGCGCGAAGGTCATCAACATGAGCCTCGTCGTGGGAGCATCAACCACTCTTCAAACTGCCGTCAACAATGCCTGGAGCAGGAATGTGGTGCTCGTGGCGGCAGCAGGCAACGGGAGCAGCACGTCCATGATGTACCCGGCCGCCTATACCAACGTCATTGCCGTCGGAGCTACCGACAACACGGATTCCAAAGCCTCGTTCTCAACCTACGGCGCCGATTGGGTGGACGTCGCCGCACCGGGAGTCAGTGTCTACTCCACCTTCCCCAACCACAAGTTCGTGATCGGGAGGCAGAACGGCCGTTCCCAGGGTTATGACATCGGCAGCGGCACCTCAATGGCCGCGCCAATCGTTGCCGCGGTGGCCGCCCTTGCGTGGAAGTCCCATGCAGGCGCCGACAACAACTCAGTCCGCGCAAATGTCGAATCAACAGCCGAGCTGAAGGCTGGCATGGAAACCTGGTGGAAGTACGGCCGCGTGAACGCAGACCTGGCCGTCCGGCAAGGACTTTTGTGA
- a CDS encoding S8 family serine peptidase → MPSSKRLLGALGAFMVAAAVLPAALPAAAATSAVAPGQPDQGGTERYLVSFSPGADVANEAQGLRSQGVAVGKTFSAAVRGAVITATKGQAAALARSPRIAAIEVDAPVSLDETQQSPPWGLDRIDQQSLPLSGTFTPPSSGAGVNAYVIDTGVLAAHTDFSGRVAAGWTAVADGLGSGDCNGHGTHVAGTIAGRTFGVAKAATIVPVRVLDCEGSGYDSDVVAGLDWIAAHHAAGTPAVANLSLGSGANSVVDAAVRGVISDGVTTVVAAGNTGVDACTRSPARVPEALTVAASDSSDRQAWFSNHGSCVDLYAPGVGILSAGHTSTTATATLNGTSMAAPHVAGAAAVVLSQNPGHAPAGVSAELTSAAVPGVITGASPGTPNRLLNTGREAWLPAPVAAARDFTGDGLPDLLARDTNGTLWTYPGTGNGLFGWRIKVGDGWNVMTAISAAGDLTGDGKPDLTARDTNGTLWTYPGTGNGLFGWRIKVGDGWNVMTAISAAGDLTGDGKPDLTARDTNGTLWTYPGTGNGLFGWRIKVGDGWNVMTAISAAGDLTGDGKPDLTARDTNGTLWTYPGTGNGLFGWRINVGDGWNVMTAISAAGDLTGDGKPDLTARDTNGTLWTYPGTGNGLFGWRINVGDGWNVMTAIS, encoded by the coding sequence ATGCCATCTTCGAAACGACTGCTGGGCGCCCTTGGCGCCTTCATGGTTGCGGCCGCTGTTCTGCCGGCAGCCTTGCCAGCTGCTGCGGCAACCTCTGCTGTGGCGCCCGGCCAGCCCGACCAGGGCGGCACAGAACGGTACCTGGTCAGCTTTTCCCCAGGCGCCGACGTCGCCAACGAAGCCCAGGGCCTGCGGTCCCAGGGCGTGGCCGTGGGAAAAACCTTCTCCGCCGCGGTGCGGGGTGCAGTTATCACAGCCACGAAGGGGCAGGCCGCTGCCCTGGCCCGTTCGCCCCGGATCGCGGCCATCGAGGTGGACGCGCCCGTTTCGCTGGATGAGACCCAACAGTCGCCGCCGTGGGGGCTGGACAGGATCGACCAACAGTCGCTCCCGCTCTCCGGCACGTTCACGCCGCCGTCCTCAGGGGCCGGCGTCAACGCCTATGTGATCGATACCGGAGTGCTGGCTGCGCACACGGATTTTAGCGGGCGGGTCGCGGCGGGCTGGACCGCCGTCGCCGACGGATTGGGCAGCGGCGACTGCAACGGACACGGCACCCACGTTGCCGGAACCATCGCCGGCAGGACGTTCGGGGTGGCGAAGGCCGCGACCATTGTTCCGGTTCGCGTCCTTGACTGCGAAGGCTCCGGCTACGATTCGGACGTCGTCGCGGGCCTTGACTGGATTGCGGCGCATCACGCCGCGGGGACACCCGCCGTCGCCAACCTCAGCCTAGGCAGCGGGGCCAACAGTGTGGTGGACGCGGCCGTCCGGGGCGTCATCAGCGACGGCGTCACAACAGTCGTGGCCGCAGGCAACACCGGGGTGGATGCCTGCACCCGGTCCCCCGCACGGGTGCCCGAGGCGCTGACTGTGGCAGCCAGCGATTCCTCGGACCGCCAGGCATGGTTCTCGAACCACGGCAGCTGCGTTGACCTCTACGCGCCCGGCGTCGGCATCCTGTCAGCCGGGCACACCTCGACGACGGCGACGGCCACCTTGAACGGAACGTCCATGGCCGCCCCGCACGTTGCCGGGGCTGCGGCCGTAGTCCTGTCCCAAAACCCCGGGCATGCGCCGGCAGGAGTTTCCGCGGAGCTAACCTCAGCCGCCGTCCCGGGTGTTATCACCGGCGCGTCACCGGGCACGCCTAACCGCCTGCTCAACACGGGCCGTGAGGCCTGGCTCCCTGCTCCTGTGGCGGCAGCACGGGACTTTACCGGCGACGGTCTGCCCGACCTCCTGGCCCGGGACACCAACGGCACCCTCTGGACCTACCCCGGCACCGGCAACGGCCTCTTCGGCTGGCGCATCAAAGTCGGCGACGGCTGGAACGTCATGACCGCCATCAGCGCCGCCGGCGACCTCACCGGCGACGGCAAACCCGACCTCACCGCCCGCGACACCAACGGCACCCTCTGGACCTACCCCGGCACCGGCAACGGCCTCTTCGGCTGGCGCATCAAAGTCGGCGACGGCTGGAACGTCATGACCGCCATCAGCGCCGCCGGCGACCTCACCGGCGACGGCAAACCCGACCTCACCGCCCGCGACACCAACGGCACCCTCTGGACCTACCCCGGCACCGGCAACGGCCTCTTCGGCTGGCGCATCAAAGTCGGCGACGGCTGGAACGTCATGACCGCCATCAGCGCCGCCGGCGACCTCACCGGCGACGGCAAACCCGACCTCACCGCCCGCGACACCAACGGCACCCTCTGGACCTACCCCGGTACCGGCAACGGCCTCTTCGGCTGGCGCATCAACGTCGGCGACGGCTGGAACGTCATGACCGCCATCAGCGCCGCCGGCGACCTCACCGGCGACGGCAAACCCGACCTCACCGCCCGCGACACCAACGGCACCCTCTGGACCTACCCCGGCACCGGCAACGGCCTCTTCGGCTGGCGCATCAACGTCGGCGACGGCTGGAACGTCATGACCGCCATCAGCTAG
- a CDS encoding hemerythrin domain-containing protein: MTDFFTMQPGETAAPLPSGPVLCTGTAAMRRIHRFFLWAYDEAPGLVRSVRPGDTGRAAYVGEVLGNFDKVLHVHHEGEDLLMYPQIAERAPACALHVGLMLEQHKQVTQRLEAIEPVRLRWMQTADTEAGTELADLYEDLSSVLKVHLRREVTEVMPVVDRVMNQKEMEGVGQHGIEQFDKKFMVAYLGMVLATNPPKDRAELFKEIPLPVRLAYRLVGRRMYRRQYSTLFPGRPIPATL; encoded by the coding sequence ATGACCGACTTCTTCACCATGCAGCCCGGCGAGACCGCGGCTCCACTTCCGTCCGGGCCGGTCCTGTGTACCGGGACGGCGGCCATGCGGCGCATCCACCGCTTTTTCCTGTGGGCCTACGACGAAGCACCCGGCCTGGTGCGTTCCGTAAGGCCCGGCGATACCGGCCGGGCCGCGTACGTGGGTGAGGTGCTCGGGAACTTCGACAAGGTGCTCCACGTCCACCACGAGGGCGAAGACCTGCTCATGTACCCGCAAATTGCGGAGCGCGCGCCGGCCTGCGCCCTGCACGTGGGCCTGATGCTTGAACAGCATAAGCAGGTCACGCAGCGGCTTGAGGCCATCGAGCCTGTCAGGCTGCGCTGGATGCAAACGGCGGACACCGAGGCGGGCACGGAACTCGCCGACCTCTACGAGGACCTCTCATCCGTCCTCAAGGTGCACCTCCGCCGTGAGGTCACCGAGGTGATGCCCGTAGTGGACCGGGTGATGAACCAGAAGGAGATGGAAGGGGTGGGCCAGCACGGGATTGAGCAGTTCGACAAGAAGTTCATGGTGGCCTACCTCGGCATGGTGCTTGCCACGAATCCGCCCAAGGACCGGGCGGAACTGTTCAAGGAAATCCCCCTGCCGGTCCGGCTTGCCTACCGGCTGGTCGGACGCCGCATGTACCGGCGGCAATACTCCACGCTCTTCCCTGGGCGCCCGATTCCCGCCACGCTTTGA
- a CDS encoding four-carbon acid sugar kinase family protein: MTTDSTPCWAIIADDLTGAADAAAAYGPTHSSSVILDVDGTWPEAKILSINTESRYLAAAEAASAASSAVGRALEQDRRIFKKVDSLLRGNVGAEVAATLTGITRGRGKALAIVAPAFPGTGRTTQGGIVHVNGLQNTGGSFGGDVTQALAAGGLTAEVVAGARGRTPEELARQLRAVHARGIDAVVLDASSDQDLGAIAAASDLLDFPALLVGSGGLAAHISAREEGTARIAQPKHVSRTLTVIGSYSSLARQQTEALVAAGAEHITLDHNALEGPAVSREVAEVMTRNDVVLTPDPMGVVDKSQALVVAEALARATAAGVGHCDALVMTGGETATAVLKALGAGSFTVLGEIEPGVVMSLLPEPLPLLVTKAGAFGDAGTLARTTQFLTGTTTEMSIK, from the coding sequence ATGACCACCGACTCAACCCCGTGCTGGGCAATCATCGCCGACGACCTGACGGGAGCGGCAGATGCTGCCGCAGCCTACGGACCCACGCACAGCAGTTCTGTAATCCTCGACGTCGACGGCACGTGGCCCGAGGCTAAGATCCTTTCGATCAACACCGAAAGCCGCTACCTGGCGGCGGCGGAGGCGGCCTCTGCCGCCAGCTCCGCCGTCGGGCGTGCCCTGGAGCAGGACCGCAGGATCTTCAAGAAGGTCGATTCGCTGCTTCGGGGCAATGTCGGCGCTGAGGTTGCGGCAACACTGACAGGGATCACCCGGGGCCGCGGCAAGGCTCTGGCCATCGTGGCTCCGGCCTTTCCGGGCACGGGCAGGACCACGCAAGGCGGCATCGTCCACGTCAACGGCCTCCAGAACACTGGTGGAAGCTTCGGGGGTGACGTCACCCAGGCACTTGCCGCCGGCGGCCTCACCGCCGAAGTCGTCGCCGGAGCGCGCGGACGCACGCCCGAGGAACTCGCGCGGCAGCTGCGGGCCGTGCACGCCCGCGGAATTGACGCCGTCGTACTGGATGCCTCCTCGGACCAGGACCTGGGAGCCATCGCAGCAGCCTCGGACCTTCTGGACTTTCCCGCACTCCTTGTGGGCTCGGGCGGACTGGCGGCGCACATCTCGGCACGCGAAGAAGGAACTGCGCGGATCGCGCAGCCCAAGCACGTCAGCAGGACGCTGACGGTGATCGGCAGCTACTCCAGCCTTGCCCGGCAGCAAACCGAGGCGCTAGTCGCCGCCGGCGCTGAGCACATCACGCTGGACCACAACGCGCTGGAGGGGCCAGCCGTTTCCCGCGAGGTCGCAGAAGTGATGACCCGGAACGACGTCGTGCTGACGCCGGACCCGATGGGCGTCGTGGACAAGTCGCAGGCGCTTGTGGTGGCAGAGGCCCTGGCCCGCGCCACCGCGGCGGGCGTCGGGCACTGTGACGCCCTCGTCATGACCGGCGGGGAAACGGCCACGGCGGTTTTGAAGGCCCTCGGCGCGGGCAGCTTCACTGTCCTCGGCGAGATAGAGCCCGGCGTCGTGATGAGCCTGCTGCCCGAGCCCCTTCCCCTGCTGGTCACCAAGGCCGGCGCGTTCGGGGACGCCGGTACGCTGGCCCGGACCACACAATTTCTTACTGGCACAACGACTGAAATGAGTATCAAATAA
- a CDS encoding DeoR/GlpR family DNA-binding transcription regulator, translating into MLSANARREEIYHLAVTTGLASVEELSARFEVTASTIRRDLALLNSQGRLARTYGGAMALRAHPEASLRQRTGEAFEQKHAIARWAASVIQPGESILLDAGSTAGALAHELRGFDRLAVTTPGINTLQELADSEGIVVDCLGGRLRSVSQSFVGPLAEAGLERMSFDRVFLGADAVTAEDGICEADHAQTRLKELMARRGREVYVLADSSKLGLRPFHAWARLALPWTLVTDDGADPGQVQKFRDAGVHVEVAKVGGTNG; encoded by the coding sequence ATGCTCAGCGCAAACGCGCGGCGCGAGGAGATCTACCACCTTGCCGTGACCACCGGCCTGGCCTCCGTGGAGGAGCTTTCGGCCCGGTTCGAGGTGACCGCCTCCACGATCCGCCGCGACCTTGCGCTGCTGAATTCGCAGGGCCGGCTGGCTCGCACCTATGGCGGGGCGATGGCGCTGCGTGCGCACCCGGAGGCGTCGCTGCGGCAGCGTACCGGCGAGGCGTTTGAGCAGAAGCACGCCATCGCCCGCTGGGCCGCGTCCGTAATCCAGCCCGGAGAGTCCATCCTGCTCGACGCCGGCTCCACCGCGGGTGCCCTTGCCCACGAATTGCGCGGGTTTGATCGGTTGGCGGTGACGACGCCGGGCATCAACACACTGCAGGAGCTGGCCGATTCCGAGGGCATCGTTGTGGACTGCCTCGGCGGCCGGCTCCGGAGCGTTTCGCAGAGCTTTGTGGGACCGCTGGCCGAGGCTGGGCTGGAGCGGATGAGCTTCGACCGGGTATTCCTGGGCGCCGACGCCGTCACCGCCGAGGACGGCATCTGCGAAGCCGACCACGCCCAGACCCGCCTCAAGGAGCTCATGGCCCGCCGGGGCCGGGAAGTCTACGTGTTGGCGGACTCCTCCAAGCTCGGGCTGCGGCCCTTCCACGCCTGGGCACGGCTCGCGCTGCCGTGGACCCTGGTGACGGACGACGGCGCCGACCCCGGGCAGGTGCAGAAGTTTCGGGATGCGGGGGTACACGTTGAGGTGGCCAAGGTGGGCGGCACCAACGGATAA
- a CDS encoding 2-keto-3-deoxygluconate permease: MSVPIKATMEKVPGGMMLIPLLIGALLATFAPDSAKFFGSFTGALFTGGTTILAVFYVCMGASIDIKATPYILKKGGVLFGAKVLFAVIIGVIAGRFMSELPIEGGLLAGLSVLAILAALNDTNGGMYMALMGQYGKPKDVAAYSVMTLESGPFLTMLTLGVAGLSAFPWQALVGAIIPLLLGVLLGTLDPAMRKFLSSAAPVLIPFFALALGFGLNLEKVLSAGLLGIALGLFVLIVGGAVLFFADKLSGGTGLAGLAAATTAGNAATVPMLVAAANPAYLPAAGPATVLVAASVVVTAIGCPIIVAWYAKRLKAKEAAAAPEVAHAV, translated from the coding sequence ATGTCTGTTCCGATCAAGGCCACCATGGAAAAAGTCCCTGGCGGCATGATGCTGATCCCCCTTCTCATCGGTGCCCTTCTGGCCACTTTCGCGCCTGACTCTGCCAAGTTTTTCGGCTCGTTCACGGGCGCTCTCTTCACCGGCGGCACCACGATCCTGGCCGTGTTCTACGTCTGCATGGGTGCAAGCATCGACATCAAGGCCACTCCTTACATCCTGAAGAAGGGCGGCGTCCTTTTCGGCGCCAAGGTCCTGTTCGCGGTGATCATCGGTGTCATTGCCGGCAGGTTCATGAGCGAACTTCCCATCGAGGGCGGGCTCCTTGCAGGTTTGTCCGTCCTGGCCATCCTGGCAGCCCTGAATGACACCAACGGCGGCATGTACATGGCGCTCATGGGCCAGTATGGTAAGCCGAAGGACGTTGCCGCCTACTCCGTCATGACGCTTGAATCCGGTCCCTTCCTGACGATGCTGACGCTGGGCGTCGCGGGCCTGTCGGCCTTCCCGTGGCAGGCCCTGGTGGGCGCCATTATCCCCCTGCTCCTTGGAGTCCTCCTGGGCACCCTCGACCCGGCCATGCGTAAGTTCCTGTCCTCCGCGGCGCCGGTTCTTATCCCGTTCTTCGCCCTCGCCCTCGGCTTTGGCCTGAACCTCGAAAAGGTGCTCAGCGCAGGCCTGCTGGGTATCGCCCTCGGCCTGTTCGTGCTGATCGTCGGCGGCGCTGTGCTCTTCTTCGCTGACAAGCTGAGCGGAGGCACCGGCCTGGCCGGTCTTGCCGCTGCCACAACCGCCGGCAACGCGGCAACGGTCCCCATGCTGGTGGCTGCAGCCAATCCTGCATACCTCCCCGCCGCCGGACCCGCCACCGTCCTGGTTGCCGCTTCTGTCGTTGTGACCGCCATCGGTTGCCCCATCATCGTTGCCTGGTACGCCAAGCGCCTCAAGGCGAAGGAAGCCGCAGCAGCACCTGAGGTTGCGCACGCAGTATGA
- the pdxA gene encoding 4-hydroxythreonine-4-phosphate dehydrogenase PdxA: MGRPIVAITMGDAAGIGPEIIVKALADAELRSKARMLVIGDLRRLQLAADIVSSPLTLRRVSEPSEALFSEGTIDVLDIDCIPADLAWGELSAAAGHGSFLFIEKAVALAMDRQVDAICTGPLNKAALHAAGHKYPGHTELLAELTGTEEVSMMLTAPKMRVIHVTTHIGLIDAIAKINGDLVYRTIKRGYELLQASGIENPRIAVCAINPHAGENGLFGYGEEAEKIQPGIEKAQADGIDAFGPLPADTLFFLAGRGDFDLVVAQYHDQGHGPVKVLGLENGVNITVGLPVVRTSVDHGTAFDIAGKNVADHESLLEALRQAVDLAPSRDEAV; the protein is encoded by the coding sequence ATGGGACGCCCGATTGTTGCCATCACCATGGGCGATGCAGCCGGCATTGGCCCGGAAATCATCGTCAAAGCACTGGCTGACGCGGAACTCCGGTCGAAGGCCCGCATGCTGGTAATCGGCGACCTCCGCCGGCTGCAGCTTGCCGCGGACATCGTCTCCAGCCCGCTGACCCTGCGCAGGGTCTCGGAACCGTCGGAGGCTTTGTTCAGCGAGGGCACCATCGATGTGCTCGACATCGACTGCATCCCGGCGGACCTCGCGTGGGGTGAGCTCTCGGCCGCTGCCGGCCACGGTTCATTCCTTTTCATCGAGAAAGCCGTCGCCCTGGCCATGGACCGCCAGGTGGATGCCATCTGCACGGGCCCGCTGAACAAGGCGGCCCTGCACGCCGCCGGCCACAAGTACCCTGGCCACACCGAACTCCTCGCCGAACTGACCGGCACCGAGGAAGTTTCCATGATGCTGACCGCCCCCAAGATGCGGGTCATCCACGTGACCACGCACATCGGCCTGATCGATGCGATCGCCAAGATCAACGGCGACCTGGTCTACCGGACCATCAAGCGCGGCTATGAACTGCTGCAGGCCTCCGGCATCGAAAACCCGCGGATCGCCGTGTGTGCCATCAACCCGCACGCAGGCGAGAACGGCCTGTTCGGTTACGGGGAGGAGGCGGAAAAGATCCAGCCGGGCATCGAGAAGGCCCAGGCGGACGGGATCGACGCTTTTGGCCCGCTACCCGCAGACACCCTCTTCTTCCTGGCCGGCCGCGGCGACTTCGACCTCGTCGTGGCGCAGTACCACGACCAGGGCCACGGCCCGGTGAAGGTTCTCGGGCTGGAGAACGGCGTCAACATCACCGTGGGGCTTCCCGTGGTTCGCACATCCGTTGACCACGGCACTGCCTTCGACATCGCGGGCAAGAACGTCGCGGACCACGAGTCGCTTCTGGAGGCCCTGCGGCAGGCGGTGGATCTGGCGCCGTCGCGTGACGAGGCCGTCTAG
- a CDS encoding CPBP family intramembrane glutamic endopeptidase — MTTHSHRPRGWAARHDVLLYLVLAYVIAWSIWPLVLLNPVSSPLVPFGPGLAAVLVAVTAGGRRELFGLLRQLGRWRVHPGWYGVALGVPLAVAGIAFGAAVMAGAPVPRWEPSDLLQVAGSIAVTVVIVGIFEELGWRGFLLPRLQRGRSALAAAVLVGLVWLPWHLPEFVSDPGQRPLAPFAIYILGQSVVLAWLYNSSHASLPMVILFHAALNSYARFFLSELQGGGPYLVAWYALAGVTAVLALAVTAYAGSRNLARSELKPVH, encoded by the coding sequence ATGACGACCCACAGCCATCGGCCGCGCGGGTGGGCGGCCCGGCATGACGTCCTGCTTTACCTTGTGCTGGCATACGTTATCGCGTGGTCCATCTGGCCGCTGGTCCTGTTGAACCCGGTGAGCAGCCCGCTGGTTCCGTTTGGGCCGGGGCTGGCCGCCGTCCTGGTTGCCGTCACGGCGGGTGGCCGCAGGGAGTTGTTCGGGCTTCTGCGCCAGCTGGGGCGGTGGCGGGTCCATCCGGGATGGTACGGCGTTGCGCTGGGTGTGCCCTTGGCCGTGGCGGGCATCGCCTTTGGGGCTGCCGTCATGGCCGGAGCGCCGGTCCCGCGCTGGGAACCGTCCGATCTTCTGCAGGTTGCCGGCTCCATCGCTGTCACAGTGGTCATCGTGGGGATCTTCGAGGAGCTGGGCTGGCGGGGCTTTCTCCTGCCGCGGCTGCAGCGCGGCCGGAGCGCGCTGGCGGCCGCAGTGTTGGTAGGCCTGGTGTGGCTGCCGTGGCACCTTCCCGAATTCGTGTCGGATCCGGGCCAGCGGCCCCTTGCCCCATTCGCGATCTACATCCTGGGACAGTCGGTGGTGCTCGCCTGGCTCTACAACAGCTCCCACGCAAGCCTGCCGATGGTCATCCTGTTCCACGCCGCCCTCAACAGCTACGCGAGGTTCTTCCTTTCCGAACTGCAGGGAGGCGGCCCATACCTTGTGGCGTGGTACGCCCTGGCCGGCGTGACCGCCGTCCTTGCCCTGGCTGTCACGGCGTATGCCGGCAGCCGCAACCTTGCCAGGAGTGAACTCAAGCCTGTCCACTAG
- a CDS encoding DUF4383 domain-containing protein: MATHTNTGLATRTNVQKASLAVGAVFLLVGVLGFVPGITANFDQLHFAGHHSEAMLLGLFQVSALHNIVHLLFGAAGIALARTAGGARSFLLYGGIIYLVLFVYGLVVPQDSAGNFVPLNGFDNVLHLLLGVGMVALALVLTKGHSKAHA; the protein is encoded by the coding sequence ATGGCAACTCACACGAACACAGGCTTGGCAACCCGCACCAACGTGCAAAAGGCATCACTGGCTGTGGGTGCAGTATTCCTGCTGGTCGGCGTCCTCGGCTTCGTGCCGGGCATCACGGCCAACTTCGACCAGCTGCATTTCGCCGGCCACCACTCCGAAGCCATGCTGCTGGGCCTCTTCCAGGTCTCGGCCCTGCACAACATCGTCCACCTGCTCTTCGGCGCAGCCGGCATTGCCCTGGCCCGGACTGCGGGCGGAGCGCGTTCCTTCCTGCTCTACGGCGGCATCATCTACCTGGTCCTCTTTGTCTACGGCCTGGTGGTTCCGCAGGATTCGGCCGGCAACTTCGTCCCGTTGAACGGCTTCGACAACGTCCTGCACCTGCTGCTCGGCGTTGGAATGGTGGCCCTCGCCCTGGTCCTCACCAAGGGGCACAGCAAGGCGCACGCCTGA